In Streptomyces nojiriensis, the sequence CAGAACCGGCCGGGGGCCGACGGGAGCGGCAGCCGCTTCGCGGGCGGCGCCGCCACCTCGCGGCGCTCTGCCGCCGCCGGCGGGTTCTGGCAGGTCACGTCCTGCGCGGGCAGCTTGCCCGTGGCCAGGTACGCGCTCACCGGGGCGTTGGCGCAGGAGGTCGGGTCGAAGAGGTACACGCCGTGGCCCTCACCGCCCGCCGCCAGCACCATCCGCGAGCCCTTGAGGGCCTTGTGCAGGCCCTGGCCGCTCACCAGCGGGGTCTGGGAGTCCCACTCGTTCTGCACCGTCAGCACGTTCGCCTTCTTGTGCATCGGCGTGGCCGCCTCGACCGGCCGGTCCCAGAAGGCGCACGGCATGATGTTGGACGCGAAGTCCCCGTACAGCGGGTACCTGGCCTTGTCCCTCGCCGCGTCCCGCTCGTACTGCTCGGTGTAGCGGGGCCAGCTGCCGGTGTCCCCGCACGCCACGGCCCAGAACACGGCGGTGGCGTTGTCCGAGGCGGGCTCGGCCGCCGTGCCGCCGGCCAGCAGTCGCCTGAGCTCCGTCGCGGTCGTGCCCGCGGGCAGCGGCTTGCCCTCGGCCGCGGCCTTCAGGGCCGCGACCATCGGGGTGGCCTGTGCCGGGTAGAAGAACACCGCACGCGCGGAGCGGATCATGTCCCCGTCGACCTTCATGCCCTCGAACTCGAACGGCTCCTTGTCGGCGCGCGCCACCAGTCCCCAGAACGTCTCGGACACGGCCTGCGGGGTGTCGCCCAGCTTGTACTCGGCCGACCGCTGCGCCGCCCACTGCGTCCACCGTGCGAAGGCGGGCTCGGCCTCGGTGGCCCAGACCTGGATCATGCCGCGCCAGATCCGCTGCGGGTCCACGCCGCTGTCGAGCACGAAGCGGTCCGTGCGGTCGGGGAACATCTGCGAGTAGACCGCGCCGAGGTAGGTCCCGTACGAGTAGCCCAGGTAGGAGAGCTTGCGCTCGCCGAGCACCGCACGGATCGTGTCCATGTCCCGGGCCGTGTTGCGGGTGGTGATGTACGGAAGCACCGAACCGGCCTTCTCGCGGCACTTGTCGGCGACGGTGCGCGCCCAGGTCACGTCGGTGCCGAAGGTCTCCGGACGGTAGGCGCGGTTGAAGTTCTGCTCGGTGTCGGTCAGTCCGCAGGTGATCGGGCTGCTGGCGCCCACCCCGCGCGGGTCGAAGCCGATGAGGTCGTAGCTGTCCCGTACGTCCTTCGGCATCGCCTCGCCCACCAGCAGCGGCAGGTCGAGGCCGGACCCGCCCGGGCCGCCGGGGTTCAGCAGCATGGCGCCGTGCCGCTTGGCCGGGTTCTCGCTCTTGACCCGGGATATGGCGAGATCGATCGTGGGCCCCCCGGGACGCCGGTAGTCGAGCGGGACCTTGAGCGTCGCGCACTCGTACGAGGCCGGCTGCTCGGGGCTGCAACGGTGCCAGGCGGGTTTCTGCCGAAGGTGGTCCGCGGCCGGGGCCGCGGAGGCCTGGGTCGCGGACAGCAGGGGCACGGTGGTCGCGATGAGTCCGGCGGCGGCGAGCAGCGGTGCGAAGCGTTTCAGGCGCACTGAGCCGTTCCTTTCGGTGAAGTCGCTTACGCTTCCACCTTGTTGCACCCGGCGCCCGGCCGAATCATCCCCAAGGGCCGTGCCCCGTGCTCCTCACGGACGAGCCGACAACAGGACATGTGGCCGACACGCCGAAGTCGGCCCCCGGTCGGTCGCGTACCGGGGGCCGACGTGTGCGCGGTCGGGAGCGGCCTCAGTGGCCGCCACCCTGGCCGCCGTCGTGCCCGCCGCCGTCGTGGCCGCCCTCGTGTGTCCCGCCCGGTGTCGCACCGGGGGTCGCACCGGCTGTCGCGTCAGGAGTTCCACCGGGCGCCGCGTCAGGCGTCGCGCCGGGCGTTCCTCCGTGTGCGCCACCGTGCGTGTCGCCGGTCTCCAGGGAGCCGCCGAGACTTCCGCGCAATGCGGTCAGGGCTTCCTCCGACTGCGTGGTGACGACCCATCGGTCGCCGACCAGATAGAGGCCGCCGTACATCCGGGCCTCGGTCAGCCAGGAGTGCAGTCCCTGCTCGGTGGTGAAGGTGACCATGCGGTAGACGGCCTGCCCGGCCTGGCACCCGCCCTGGCGCAACTCCTCGGCCTCCACGTTCACTTCGGCGGTACAGCCGATAGCCGTGGCGAGCTGTTCGAGGGAGGTCCCGGGGACCGCCGCCGCGGTCGCCGAGGGCGAGGGGGCCGCGGCCGAGGGGGCCGCGGCCGAGGCGTGCTGCGCCGCCGCCTTCGAGGAACAGCCCCCGCACAGCAGCGCGGTGAGGCACACCGCCGCGACGGCCGGGAGCGACGGGCGGATCCGCCGGAACCGGCGGGTGCGGCGGTCGGTGGACGGCATGGTGACCTCTCTGGCTGATCGGGGAGGGGCCGTGGCGCCCGGGCGGGGAGGTACCCGGGCACCACGCGTTTCGGGGGCGGATCGGCGGGCCGCCGACAGGGGCTAGCCGACGACCTTCGCTTTCTTGCCCTTGTCGGTGATGGCGAACCAGAGGCCCTTGTTGTTGTGCCCGGTGGTGTCCCCGGGTTCCTTGTCACCGGTGAAGGTGTAAACCGGCCAGCAGTCGATCGTCAATTGCTCGCTGCCGTCGGGCCGCTTCACCTTTCCAATCAATTCGGGGGCGATTCCGTTTACCTTGTTCTTGTCGACCGGCTTGGCCGGCTTCCAGGTGTCCGTGCAGGCGTCCACGCAACCGATCTTCATCGGCCAGGCGCTGTCCTTGTCGAACCGGTAGAGCGTCTTGCCCTCCGCGTCCTCGACGAGGGTGCCGAGCTGGGCGTTCTGCACGGCGGTGAGTTCGCCGCCCTTCGCCTCGGCGGCGGGCTTCTCTTCCTTCTTCTCTTCCTTCTCCGCCCCGGAGCCCTTGCTCGCCCCGGCCGGCTTCCCGCCCGGGCCCAGTACGTGCCAGGTGCCGCCGACGCCCTCGCCGAACGAGTCGCCCGCCTTGGCGTCCTTGGAGTAGCGGTACACCGGCCACCCGGCGAGCGTGAGCTGCTTGGTGCCGTCGGCCCGGTCGACGGAGCCGAGGAGCGCCGCGTCGATTCCCGCGCTGACCGAGGCGTCGTCCGCGGAGACCGCGGGCCAGGCCGCGGCGCAGTCCCCCTCGCAGTTGGACTTGGGCGGCTTCGGCGTGTCCTTGTCGAACCGGTAGAGAGTGAAGCCCTCGCTGTCGGTGACGCCGGGGCCCAGGCCCGCGATCTCGCTCACCTTCAGCTGTCCGGCCGAGCCGGTCTTGCCCGCGGCACCCGCCGGGACGGCTCCCGAACCGCCGCCGGCGCCGCTTCCGTAAGGGTCTCCGTAACCGGAGCCGGCTCCGACCTGTTTGCTGTCGCCCACCGGCTGGACTGCAGGTGCCTTTCCCCCGTAATTGTCGGAGCTTCCGCATGCGGCTGTCGTCATCATCAGTACTGCGACCGCTGATCCGGCGAATATCTCACGACGCTTAATCTTCACGATCTCTCCTTCAGGTTCGGTTTCCGCGTTTCCTTGCCCCCGGTAATTGATACGGGGCCGGGAGCGGCGGAAGCGAATATCCCCGGGAATTTGTCAGATCGCGCCAACATTGAACCCGGGGCATTGGTTCAGTCCTGGATGCGCAGCGCGAGGGCCGGGCAGCGCCGTACCGCGCGCAGCGCCTTCTGCCGCTGCGCGCGGGGTACGGCCATGGACGCCTCCGCGGGGAAGCCGTCCAGGTCCAGGCGGACCACATCGGGCAGGACGTCCACGCACAGCCCGTGGCCCCTGCAGAGGGTCCAGTCGACCAAGAGCCGCTCCGGACTCTCGTCGTCCTCGAGCAGCGGAAGGGCGCCCAGCACCCGTCTGCCGCAGCCGCTGCCGAGCGCGTGGTCGCGGAACTCGTCCGGGAAGGTCCTGAGCGCCGAGGCGACGAAGTTCGAGGTGCCGTCCGGATGGCTGCACGCGCCGCGTTTCAGCACCGCCTTCATCCGGAGCTCCAGCATCTCCAGGGCGGGTTTGCCCCCGCCCCGGATGGCGTCGTCCAGTACATCGGCGATGGCGGGCAGCCCGCGTACGCAGGGGCCGCACTGGCCGGCCGACTCCTTGGCCAACCAACGGGTCACGCGTGCCACTTCGCCGGCCGGGCAGGTGTCCATGGGCAGCGGCAGCACCGCCCCCGCCCCCAGCCGTGCGCCGAGCCGGTCGAGGGACTCGCGTGATATCTCGGCCGCACGCGCGTTTGCCGGAGTGAGCCATTTGCCGTGATACCCGCCGACCAGGACGCCCTGGCCCGGATCGGTGCCGCACAGTTCCAGGATGTAGGAGAGCGCGGCTCCGCTCGGCGTCTCGACGACCGTGTTGCCCGCGACCGTCAGCATGATGGTGCCCGGCTCGCTGGGCAGGCCGGTCGCACGGAAGTCCAGCGCGCCGAGCCGGGCGGCGACGGCCATCTGGGCGAAGGTCTCGGTGTTGGAGAACAAGGTGGGCACGCCGTTCAGGCCCCGGTCACTGGTGCGCACCTTCTGGCCGGAGGGCAGCGTCGGCCCGCCGTTCAGGCCGTTCACGTGCGCCGTGCTCTCGCCGGTCACGAAGCGCTCGGGGAGCAGCTCGATCCGCACCCGGCGTCCGGCCGGGCCGCGTTCCGCGACGGCCTCCCGCAGTGACTGCTCCACGTCCCTCCGGGTGACGCCCACCACGACGTCCTCGGAGTTCAGCGCGGCGGCGGCCAGCAGGGCTCCGTCGAGCACCAGATGGGGGGTGTGCAGCAGCAGCGCGGTGTCCTTGAGGCAACTCGGCTCGCCCTCACTGCCGTTGACGACGACGGCGGTCTGTCCGTCCCCGGCGCGGGCCGACCGCATCACGGAGCGCAGTTTCTTGGCGAACGGGAAGCCCGCGCCGCCGCGCCCGCGGAGGTCGATGTTCTCGGCGAGGTCGACGAGTTCCTCCGGCCGGTAGCGGGGCATTTGGCCGTGTGTCGTCAGATGGGCCACGCGGTCGAGCCGCGCGGCCTGGTCGAGCCCGGCCAGCAGCCGGGGAGCGCCCACGCAGCCGAGGCTGGGGCGCGTCTCACCGCTCACAGCCACTGGTCCCGGCTGATGAGCGTCTCGGCGTCAGCTGTGGCGCGGGCGCGGCTCGGCGCGTAGACGGCGGTGCGCGGAGGTTCGTTGCTCAGGGGCGGTCGGTCATTGAGGGCCGGTCGCTCGGGCCGGGGCGGCTGGGCCTGGTTCGCGGTCACGGCTGCCGCTGCAGGACGTGAGCCGCGCCTCTGTCGGGGCACGGCGCCCTTGACGGGCTCCTGCGCCACGGGCTGGGGGGTGGGCGGCACGAAGACGGCCGCTTCGCGCATCCGGCTCCTGACCCGGAACACGAGCACACCCACGATGCCGAGCAGGGCCAGCGCGTACGCGGACGTGACCCAGGGGGCGGCCGCGCGGCCCGACTTCAGGCCGTGCACCAGTGAGGCGCCCCAGGCCGGATAGGCGCCGAAGTGCAGGACCCGCCACCACGCCGAGCCGCTCCTGGTGTTGAACACGCTGCGCACCGCGCCGGAGATGGCCACCGCGATGAAGAGGTATCCGGCCAGGCTGCCGAGACCGACCAGGACGGGCCGGGTGGCGTCCGTGAACGGCACGGCCGCGGAAGTCGCGGTCGTCCGCTGTCCCGCGACCTTGATCCAGATGTGCAGGGCGAGGAAGAGGAGCCCTGACACGGCGAGGCCGCGGTGCGCGCCCTGGGCGAGCAGCCGGTGTCCCGAACCGAGGATGACCCGGTCGGTCGCGGCCAGTCCCCAAAGGACGGTGGCGGTGAGCGAGACGAGCGAGAGCACGCCCGCTCCGAAATCGAGGAAGGCCCATAGCTGGGTGAAGGCGCCCGCTCGGGCAGCCACGGCGACGAGCGCGATGGCCGCGCCGACGGCGCAGAGCACGCCGGGGCTCAGCCTGCCGTCCTTGGGAAGGAGGGAGGGCCGCCGGACGGCCCTCCTTCCGGCGGCCGCGGCCGCAGCCGAGGCGTGGCGGTTCTTGCGGCGGGCCCTGTGAGAGCTGGGCATTTGAGGCTGGGGCAGGGGCATCCAGGTCTCCTGTGCGCCTGGGCATCCGAGCACTCCACCTGGCGCTCGGTACCCGGGGGTCGTTGTAGTCGTACCCGGCAGCGCTGTGAACTTCCGCGCCGGCCGAGGGAACTTGGGGCCGGAGTGCAGCAGCATCGTGGAGCTGCACAGCAGCTCCACAGGTTTTATCGAAACGTGATAATTTCTCGCACCGCCCCTCCGGCGCATCGAACAACACCGGAAGATTCCCCTCCAGCGGGGGTTGCGACAGGCCACCGCGCCGCCCGCCACCTACGCGTCCCGGACGGCAAAAACAAAGCAAAGTAACGGGACCGTAAGTGGTCGGACCTCTCCAGGAGGGAGTACGAGGGCCGCAACTCCCGCGTCAGACACGGATGTTGACGTGGGGAGCAACCTCGGCGGGCTTGTCGCTCTTCCCTGGACAAGCCTCACCCCGGCACGAACGAGGAAAACGATGTGTGAACTTCTGAACCGCATCTGGTCCCGCCCCCGTGGCGAGTGGACCCGCGTCCTGCGCAAAGAACTGCCCGCGCTGGCCGCCGAGATAGTGGAGGAGCTTCTGCATGGAATTCCGGAATTTTCCGCACTTATCGATGACAACGATGCCATTGATGATGAGTTGTTCCGGCAGCGGGTGGAAGAGGCTCTCCTCACCGTCCTCGGCTACCGAGAACAGCCCCGGGAACAAGCACCGGACGAGCACGATGAACAGGCGGAGAGTGAGGACGAGATCGAGAACCAGATCGAGGTTCAGAGCCGGTTCGACAGCAAGGTCGAGCACGAGATCGAGATCGAGGTCGGGATCGCGGCCAGGGCCGAGTGCGAGGTCACGCACGAGGGCCGTCGCGAAGGCCTCCGCGAAGTGCGCAACGAAGTACGCAACGAGGGCCGCCGCCAGGGCCTGCGCGAGGTCCGCAACGAAGGCCTGCGCGAGGCCCGGCACGGGAGCCGGCACGAGTCCCGGCACGAAGGCGTCCGTGAGATGGACCGGGCGCGGCACGACCTGTTCAGGACCCTCACCGATGACAGGGACGCATCCGAGATGTCCCTCAGCGAGCTCGCGGAGGCGGCCGGCTGGCCCCTCCCGCTCGCCGTACGGGCGATCGTGCCCGCCACCCCCGGCGAGACCCAGCAACTCGCCGCCGTACTGGACCACTGCCTCGTCGGCATGTTCGCGGGCCGTCCGTGCCTGCTCGTCCCCAGCCCCGACCCGGACAACCGCGCCTCGCTGGAGAACCTGCTGCGCGGCCGGTTCGCGGCCGTGGGCCACGCCGTTCCGCTCCGTGACACGGCCTCCTCGCTGCGCTGGGCGCTGCGCCTGGCCGCGCTGACACCCGCCCGCCCCGGGCTGGAGGTCCGGCCCGTCTTCGTCGACGACCACCTCTCGACCCTGTTGCTCCTTCAGGACGAGCCCCTGGCCCACGCGCTGGCCGCCCGGTGGCTGCGTCCGCTGGCCGACCTGACCCCCCGCCAGAGTGAGCGGCTGGAGGTGACGCTGCTCGCTTGGCTGGAGGGCGGCGGGGCCCCCGAGGCCGCCAAGGCTCTGAGTGTGCACCCGCAGACCGTGCGGTACCGCATGCGTCAGCTGGAGAAGCTCTTCGGGACCGGCCTGCGGGACCCCCGTACCCGCTTCGAACTCGAGATGGCCCTGCGCAGCCGCCGGCTGATGGCGCAGGTCCGGCGTCAGCACTCCCGGGTCGGCCGCAGGGCCGCCCGCGTGATCCAGGCCGACTTCACCCCCTTGGTCGTCGGACGGATGGCCCGCGTCAACGGTCTCTGAACCCCCGGAAACAGCCCGGCCCGGTCCCGTACATACGGGACCGGGCCGGGCTGTTTCATGCGTACGCCGTCGGGGCGGGGCAGCCGCGTGGGCTGTCGGGGCGGGGCCGTGCGGCCTGCGGCCGTGGGGCCGTGGGGCCGCGTGTTCTGCGGTGCGGTGCGGTGCGCCGCCGGGGCCGGGGCCGGGGCCGGGCCGTGCGTGCCGTACGGTGCGCCGCCCGGCGGGCCGGGCGTGTGTCCCGCGATGTGCCACCGGGCCGTCCGGGCGTGTGCCGGCCGGTGTGCCACCAGGCCCGGCCGGGCCGGACCGGTGCCGTACGGTGCGCCACCGGGCCCGCCCGTCTCACGCAGTACGCCGCCACCGGGATCCGGCAGCGGCGTACATATACGAGCGGTGTTGGCCCGAAGTCGGCTTCGGACCAACACCTGTCCCGGGCCGGACACCGGGGTTGGGGGAGAGGAGGGGCGTCCGGCCCGGGAGCGGAGGGGAGGCCGCCGCGGGGGTCAGCGGCAGTTCTGCCCGTTGTTGATGCAGTTCACGGCCTTGTTCATCAGGCCGTTCGACATCACGTTGATGAAGTCGCCGTGGTCGGTCGCCGGCTTGTGGAGCTGCTCGGGGAAGCTGTCCACGGCGAACCGGGCACCCGGTGCCACCCCGTAGGTGAGGCGCATCACCAGCTGCGGCATGGCCTTGAAGCC encodes:
- a CDS encoding SCO0930 family lipoprotein gives rise to the protein MKIKRREIFAGSAVAVLMMTTAACGSSDNYGGKAPAVQPVGDSKQVGAGSGYGDPYGSGAGGGSGAVPAGAAGKTGSAGQLKVSEIAGLGPGVTDSEGFTLYRFDKDTPKPPKSNCEGDCAAAWPAVSADDASVSAGIDAALLGSVDRADGTKQLTLAGWPVYRYSKDAKAGDSFGEGVGGTWHVLGPGGKPAGASKGSGAEKEEKKEEKPAAEAKGGELTAVQNAQLGTLVEDAEGKTLYRFDKDSAWPMKIGCVDACTDTWKPAKPVDKNKVNGIAPELIGKVKRPDGSEQLTIDCWPVYTFTGDKEPGDTTGHNNKGLWFAITDKGKKAKVVG
- a CDS encoding PucR family transcriptional regulator produces the protein MRNEVRNEGRRQGLREVRNEGLREARHGSRHESRHEGVREMDRARHDLFRTLTDDRDASEMSLSELAEAAGWPLPLAVRAIVPATPGETQQLAAVLDHCLVGMFAGRPCLLVPSPDPDNRASLENLLRGRFAAVGHAVPLRDTASSLRWALRLAALTPARPGLEVRPVFVDDHLSTLLLLQDEPLAHALAARWLRPLADLTPRQSERLEVTLLAWLEGGGAPEAAKALSVHPQTVRYRMRQLEKLFGTGLRDPRTRFELEMALRSRRLMAQVRRQHSRVGRRAARVIQADFTPLVVGRMARVNGL
- a CDS encoding NADH-quinone oxidoreductase subunit NuoF family protein; the protein is MSGETRPSLGCVGAPRLLAGLDQAARLDRVAHLTTHGQMPRYRPEELVDLAENIDLRGRGGAGFPFAKKLRSVMRSARAGDGQTAVVVNGSEGEPSCLKDTALLLHTPHLVLDGALLAAAALNSEDVVVGVTRRDVEQSLREAVAERGPAGRRVRIELLPERFVTGESTAHVNGLNGGPTLPSGQKVRTSDRGLNGVPTLFSNTETFAQMAVAARLGALDFRATGLPSEPGTIMLTVAGNTVVETPSGAALSYILELCGTDPGQGVLVGGYHGKWLTPANARAAEISRESLDRLGARLGAGAVLPLPMDTCPAGEVARVTRWLAKESAGQCGPCVRGLPAIADVLDDAIRGGGKPALEMLELRMKAVLKRGACSHPDGTSNFVASALRTFPDEFRDHALGSGCGRRVLGALPLLEDDESPERLLVDWTLCRGHGLCVDVLPDVVRLDLDGFPAEASMAVPRAQRQKALRAVRRCPALALRIQD
- a CDS encoding alpha/beta hydrolase, which gives rise to MRLKRFAPLLAAAGLIATTVPLLSATQASAAPAADHLRQKPAWHRCSPEQPASYECATLKVPLDYRRPGGPTIDLAISRVKSENPAKRHGAMLLNPGGPGGSGLDLPLLVGEAMPKDVRDSYDLIGFDPRGVGASSPITCGLTDTEQNFNRAYRPETFGTDVTWARTVADKCREKAGSVLPYITTRNTARDMDTIRAVLGERKLSYLGYSYGTYLGAVYSQMFPDRTDRFVLDSGVDPQRIWRGMIQVWATEAEPAFARWTQWAAQRSAEYKLGDTPQAVSETFWGLVARADKEPFEFEGMKVDGDMIRSARAVFFYPAQATPMVAALKAAAEGKPLPAGTTATELRRLLAGGTAAEPASDNATAVFWAVACGDTGSWPRYTEQYERDAARDKARYPLYGDFASNIMPCAFWDRPVEAATPMHKKANVLTVQNEWDSQTPLVSGQGLHKALKGSRMVLAAGGEGHGVYLFDPTSCANAPVSAYLATGKLPAQDVTCQNPPAAAERREVAAPPAKRLPLPSAPGRF